The following proteins are co-located in the Dyadobacter chenwenxiniae genome:
- a CDS encoding Crp/Fnr family transcriptional regulator, with translation MKTPGEIKPLDRILEASQFMISGEVKERFTKNLKRFMIPKGRILVDLGQVSHNLYLIEKGVMRTYYLRGSEDITSLLVADGDIVCIAESFLLQKLSNEVLETLEDTTVYAIGYDAYRKLVEEDAYMAGLAVKLLEQHLINFTDRVKVFKYLSVEQRIEHYVNQPSSLFRRIPDHYIATYLGTTAATFSRCLKSINFDKNR, from the coding sequence ATGAAAACCCCGGGAGAAATTAAGCCATTAGACCGCATACTGGAAGCGTCGCAATTCATGATCTCCGGAGAGGTGAAGGAGCGCTTTACAAAAAATTTGAAGCGGTTTATGATTCCCAAAGGCAGAATTCTGGTTGACCTGGGGCAGGTTAGCCATAACCTTTACTTAATTGAAAAGGGTGTGATGCGCACTTATTATTTGCGTGGATCGGAAGACATTACTTCGCTGCTCGTTGCAGATGGCGACATTGTTTGCATTGCAGAAAGTTTTTTGCTGCAAAAATTATCAAACGAAGTGCTGGAAACGCTGGAAGACACTACCGTGTATGCCATAGGGTATGACGCCTATCGCAAACTTGTGGAAGAAGATGCTTATATGGCTGGACTAGCTGTTAAATTACTTGAACAACACCTGATTAATTTCACGGACCGCGTAAAAGTTTTTAAATATTTATCTGTGGAGCAGCGCATTGAACATTATGTGAATCAGCCTTCATCATTATTCCGGCGCATTCCGGACCATTATATTGCAACTTATCTCGGAACCACCGCTGCCACATTCAGCCGGTGTTTGAAGAGTATTAATTTTGATAAAAACAGGTGA
- a CDS encoding T9SS type A sorting domain-containing protein, translating to MKKISTLLLTLLVCANCFGQWSTRYDVNNLICATPLHEGAINQWDPEMISDGDGGAIIAWIDQRDETLHIYAQRIDKNGIIKWQKNGVPICTATVGDHQSVSGLQLAVDGDGGAIITWTDERDYSGPWVHIPTGDIYAQRINAIGEVQWKKDGIVISDADNGQFMPVIVSDNQGGAFIAWYDQRNVDGSVYAQHVNSSGTTFWPANGNVVTSSSKFHMLHQLIADESGGFIVTWSQRGIDIHQNFVFAQRINVTGTPVWPSGGVQVVSPTYYAVQPKFISDGLGGIFLTWYHTMNQSSVTRVFAQHLLGNGTLAKPNATIICNAPVGHRDPELVSDDNGGAIITWQDGRFGDGASNYSIFAQRINAAGDALWAVNGVNVSLQKGNIGLPKIVRDGQGGAIILYNYDTYGTGVRMDRISSSGKRLWNPIPFATNRRNGHSMRIISNYDGGAIASWLDDREYAPGIYASRILENGTLPVTLVSFKGETQNGHSKLTWETSSETNNKGFEIERSIDGRNFKRIGYVEGNGTTSNENKSYRFIDSEPLHGKNYYRLKQLDWDGKFDHSSIIFVQHPIQETSKLYPNPVTNILLVNTLDFKGQILIIDLMGRVVDKVNATTNETSLNVSNLSPGLYLCRFGNTTQQFVKTK from the coding sequence ATGAAGAAGATCTCTACACTTTTATTGACACTTTTAGTCTGCGCAAACTGCTTCGGACAATGGAGCACGCGGTACGATGTAAACAACTTAATTTGTGCGACACCACTGCACGAGGGCGCCATCAATCAATGGGATCCTGAGATGATCAGCGATGGGGACGGCGGTGCCATTATCGCCTGGATCGATCAACGAGACGAAACTTTACATATTTATGCGCAACGGATTGATAAGAATGGAATCATAAAATGGCAAAAAAATGGGGTGCCTATTTGTACTGCAACGGTTGGAGATCATCAAAGTGTAAGTGGTTTACAATTAGCTGTTGACGGCGATGGCGGAGCGATCATTACCTGGACTGATGAAAGAGATTATAGTGGTCCGTGGGTTCACATTCCGACCGGTGATATTTACGCACAACGCATCAATGCGATTGGCGAAGTTCAATGGAAGAAAGATGGAATTGTAATCAGTGACGCGGACAATGGGCAATTCATGCCCGTGATAGTAAGCGACAATCAAGGAGGAGCATTCATAGCCTGGTACGATCAGAGGAACGTTGACGGCAGCGTTTATGCACAACACGTTAATTCCTCAGGAACGACCTTTTGGCCGGCGAACGGCAATGTGGTAACTTCCTCTTCAAAATTCCATATGCTACATCAGTTAATTGCTGATGAAAGCGGCGGTTTTATCGTAACCTGGTCTCAGAGGGGCATCGATATTCATCAAAACTTCGTTTTTGCCCAACGGATAAATGTCACCGGAACTCCGGTATGGCCTTCCGGTGGCGTCCAGGTTGTATCTCCTACATATTACGCCGTGCAACCAAAGTTCATAAGTGATGGCCTTGGAGGTATTTTCCTGACCTGGTATCATACTATGAACCAATCTTCTGTGACCAGAGTTTTCGCACAGCATCTTTTAGGAAACGGAACACTTGCAAAGCCAAATGCAACTATTATTTGTAACGCGCCTGTAGGACACAGGGATCCGGAGCTTGTGAGTGATGATAACGGAGGTGCTATCATTACCTGGCAAGACGGAAGATTTGGAGATGGAGCTTCGAATTACAGTATTTTTGCACAACGCATCAATGCTGCCGGAGATGCTCTTTGGGCAGTAAACGGGGTGAATGTTTCTCTGCAGAAAGGTAATATCGGCCTTCCTAAAATTGTACGTGACGGCCAGGGTGGCGCTATAATACTGTATAATTATGACACGTATGGGACAGGTGTACGGATGGACAGGATATCGAGTTCAGGTAAGCGCTTGTGGAATCCAATACCTTTTGCAACGAATAGGAGAAATGGTCATTCCATGAGAATTATTAGCAACTACGACGGCGGAGCTATTGCAAGTTGGCTGGATGACAGGGAATACGCTCCGGGAATATATGCGTCCAGAATTCTGGAAAACGGCACCCTTCCGGTTACGCTTGTATCATTTAAAGGAGAAACTCAAAATGGCCATTCAAAATTGACATGGGAAACTTCTTCTGAAACAAATAATAAAGGGTTTGAGATAGAGAGGAGTATTGACGGAAGAAATTTCAAAAGGATCGGTTATGTTGAAGGAAATGGCACGACTTCTAATGAAAATAAATCGTATCGTTTTATAGATTCGGAGCCTTTGCATGGTAAAAATTATTACAGATTGAAACAATTGGATTGGGATGGAAAATTTGACCATTCTTCAATCATATTTGTTCAACATCCAATTCAGGAAACTTCAAAACTATATCCTAATCCGGTCACAAATATACTTTTGGTAAACACGCTTGATTTCAAAGGGCAAATTTTAATCATCGATTTGATGGGTCGTGTTGTAGATAAAGTCAACGCAACCACAAACGAAACAAGCTTGAACGTAAGCAATCTTTCGCCTGGCTTATATCTCTGCCGATTTGGGAATACAACACAGCAGTTTGTTAAAACAAAATGA